CTACTGTGAATCATACAATCGCCAACGGCGATGCTTTCGCGAATGATCCCGGCCGCTCGGCGAGAGCGGCATCCAAGGGCGCAATTATACGTCGCTGGCGCGACGTTCTTCTTGAGGCCTGGCGGGGCCGATCTCGCTGTCGAACACGTTGATTCGGCTCGTAATCGGGAAAAATTGCGCCATGGCCGTCCCTCATTTCTCTGTCAGCATCGTCGCTCGCGGCTCCGGCCGCAGCGCCGTGCTTTCGGCGGCTTATCGGCATTGCGCCAAAATGGGCTTCGAACGGGAAGCCCGGACGATCGACTACACCCGCAAGCAGGGGCTCTTGCACGAAGAGTTCGTCGTTCCGGCCGATGCACCGGAGTGGCTGCGGGCGATGATCGCCGATCACTTGGTGTCTGGCGCGTCCGAAGCCTTCTGGAACAAAGTCGAGGGGTTCGAGAAACGCGCCGATGCGCAACTCGCCAAAGACATAACGATCGCGCTCCCAATCGACCTTTCGACGGAGCAGAACATCATGCTGATACGGGATTTCATCGACCGCCACGTCACCTCGAAAGGTATGGTTGCCGACTGGGTCTATCACGATGCACCCGGCAACCCGCATGTGCACCTGATGACGACGCTGCGACCTCTTACCGAAGATGGATTCGGCGCTAAGAAAATTGCAGTCCTCGGGCCCGACGGCACTCCGATCCGCAACAATTCCGGCAAGATCCTCTACGAGCTTTGGGCCGGCAGCGCCGCCGACTTCAATGCCTTTCGCGATGGCTGGTTCGCCTGCCAGAACAAGCATCTGTCACTTGCCGGCCTCGATATACGAATCGACGGCCGGTCCTTCGAGAAGCAGGGAATCGAGCTCACGCCGACCATTCATCTGGGCGTCGGGGCCAAGGCGATCGAGCGGAAGTCAGCGGAAGCCGGCCGGGACATTTCGCTGGAACGGCTGGAGCTGCAGGAAGAGCGTCGAGCCGAAAACGCCGGCCGCATCCAGCGACATCCGGAGATCGTTCTCGACCTGATCACCCGGGAGAAAAGCGTCTTCGACGAGCGCGATGTCGCCAAGATCCTGCACCGCTATTTCGACGATGCCGGCCGGTTCCTCAGCCTGATGGCGAGAATCCTGCAGAGCCCGGAAACGCTCCGCCTCGAGCGCGAACGCATTGATTTTGCGAGCGGGCTTCGTGCACCGGCGAAATACACGACGAGGGAGCTGATCCGGCTCGAAGCCGAGATGGCCGACCGGGCAAACTGGCTCTCTCTACAATCGTCCCATGGTATTCGAGACGCCGTGCTGGAGGCGACTTTTGCGCGTCACACTCGTTTGTCGGAAGAGCAGAAGGCCGCTATCGCTCACGTTGTTGCGGGAGAAAGGATCGCCGCTGTGATCGGCCGTGCCGGCGCCGGCAAGACGACGATGATGAAGGCGGCCCGCGAGGCCTGGGAGGCCGCCGGCTACCGCGTTGTAGGTGGCGCGCTTGCCGGCAAAGCCGCCGAGGGCCTGGAAAAGGAAGCTGGCATTCTGTCCCGCACGCTATCGTCATGGGAGCTTCGCTGGAGCGAGGGCCGTGATCTGATCGACGACAGGACCGTCTTCGTGCTTGATGAGGCCGGAATGGTCTCGTCCAGACAGATGGCGCTGTTCGTCGAAACGGCAACCAAGGCCAGCGCAAAGCTCGTGCTCATCGGCGATCCGCAACAGCTCCAACCGATTGAGGCCGGAGCCGCGTTCCGCGCCATTGCCGATCGTATCGGTTATGCCGAGCTCGGAACCATCTATCGCCAACGCGAGCGGTGGATGCGCGACGCCTCGCTTGATTTGGCACGTGGGAATGTCGGCAAAGCGATCGAGGCCTATGGCGCACATGGACACGTCAGTGGCTCTGAGCTCAAGACCGAGGCAATGCAGGCGCTGATCACCGATTGGAACCGCGACTACGATCCAGCCAGAACTTCGCTGATCCTCGCTCATCTTCGTCGCGACGTTCGCATGCTCAACGAAATGGCGCGCGCAAAGCTCGTCGAGCGCGGCATCGTCGACGAGGGATTTGCCTTCAGGACTGAGGACGGAAGCCGCAAGTTCGCCACCGGCGACCAGATTGTCTTCAAGAAGAAC
The sequence above is drawn from the Sinorhizobium fredii genome and encodes:
- the traA gene encoding Ti-type conjugative transfer relaxase TraA; translation: MAVPHFSVSIVARGSGRSAVLSAAYRHCAKMGFEREARTIDYTRKQGLLHEEFVVPADAPEWLRAMIADHLVSGASEAFWNKVEGFEKRADAQLAKDITIALPIDLSTEQNIMLIRDFIDRHVTSKGMVADWVYHDAPGNPHVHLMTTLRPLTEDGFGAKKIAVLGPDGTPIRNNSGKILYELWAGSAADFNAFRDGWFACQNKHLSLAGLDIRIDGRSFEKQGIELTPTIHLGVGAKAIERKSAEAGRDISLERLELQEERRAENAGRIQRHPEIVLDLITREKSVFDERDVAKILHRYFDDAGRFLSLMARILQSPETLRLERERIDFASGLRAPAKYTTRELIRLEAEMADRANWLSLQSSHGIRDAVLEATFARHTRLSEEQKAAIAHVVAGERIAAVIGRAGAGKTTMMKAAREAWEAAGYRVVGGALAGKAAEGLEKEAGILSRTLSSWELRWSEGRDLIDDRTVFVLDEAGMVSSRQMALFVETATKASAKLVLIGDPQQLQPIEAGAAFRAIADRIGYAELGTIYRQRERWMRDASLDLARGNVGKAIEAYGAHGHVSGSELKTEAMQALITDWNRDYDPARTSLILAHLRRDVRMLNEMARAKLVERGIVDEGFAFRTEDGSRKFATGDQIVFKKNEGALGVKNGMLAKVVDAAPGRIVAEVGEAEHRRRVTVESRFYNNVDLGYATTIHKSQGVTVDRVKVLASLSLDRHLAYVAMTRHREDLAIYYGRRSFAKAGGLIPILSRKNAKETTLDYANGRLYRQALRFARARGFHLVSVARTLVRDRLEWTVRQKSRFAELGARLSAIAGKLSLSAAAAGTSQPRTVKELKPMVSGITTFAKSLEQVVEDRLAADPGLMKQWQEVSARFHLVYAQPEAAFKAADVDAMLKDGAAAKTTISRIGSEPKAFGPLKGKTGMLVSRAEKQTRETAIANAPALARNLERYLRQRTVAARKYVIEERAMRLKVAFHIPALSPAAKQTLERVRDAIDRNDLPAGLEYALADKMVKAELEGFSRAVSERFGERTFLPLAAKDTGGQAFQSVSDGMSEAQKAELQSAWNSMRTVQQLAAHERAAEALKQAETMRQTKSQGLSLK